Below is a window of Humulus lupulus chromosome 9, drHumLupu1.1, whole genome shotgun sequence DNA.
TCGAATTTCGAATTCCCAATCCCAAAATCATCTCTGATACCAAGTAAAATATGGTAAATGAATTGTATATTTATTCAATAGAGTAGTATGTATTTATATACAAAATTAGAGAGACTAAATAAGAAACTAACTAAATACAATTAACTCTAATTTCTACAACTAATATACAGCTAATATATTCTAACAATATACAATGTTGTTATAGTTGATACAGAGGCAAATAAAAGTTCAGAAGACAATGCTCTTGAAAGAAACGACACATTCAGGAGATTGTGGCATGTCTTTAATCATCAGTTACCCATCCAACTTTTTGTTACCCAGTAGTGATAGAAGGTTAGAATAAAATTGATGGATAAGATAACAATAAGCTTACCGAGTAAACATCTTAAACACACATTCGAATCATGGAATTTGCACATTATAAAACCAATATGATGATTTTCTATTTCATATACAATGAATGATCACAAAAGTACATTCCCAAATAGATAACTCTTTTCCATTAGGGGTATGGAGAAAGAAATGAATGCAAGAAAACAATAACAATTTAATTGGGGACGAGATTCGAGTAATGTATCAAAATTTGATGAGGTTGTTCCTCTAATTTAGAGATCACTTATACCTTTTGCTATTTTTCTCAGTGTTTCCGTTTCCTCTGATTTTCCTCGTTATGTCTTCATAcacagaaaagaaaagagataaaTAAATCAAAACAAGCACATTAGTTATTAAAAAATGCCTAACATTGATTTCACACCATAATTGAAAAGGGCCTGATCTAGATAATTTCATATTTTCACAAAACTAGCTGAAACTGTGAGCTAGAATAAAAGTTTGAAGACAAAAAGATTAGAATTTGTGAGGCATCTTTGTAATACGAATGTGCTTGTATATGCTTGGACCATAAAAAGACAAGATGAAAATCATATCATGTCTAGAACAAATGTATCTATAAATATGGTAGCAATAGTGAGTATGAGCAAAAGAGAAAGAAGCCGTGCCAAGTTGTAAGCTAAAATTTGGTTAAGAGAAGAAGCAAATTTTGTTTTCAAATTATTGGCCCTATTCAAATATTCTAAAGAATTTGCACCTAAAAATAAGCACAAGATTCTAAAAACAGCGGCAGCATACTATTCGTATAAACTCCACTTCGTAATAAACATTTATCTAAAAGAATTTAGTGAATAGAGTTTAAATTAGTAATAACAATGTATCTATGCATCATCCACATGTTGGATTCTCAATAGGGAGGTACTAATGAATGTGACAACACATACAGACACACAAGTTCATGACCCTacataatataatgttttaaacACATAGGTTAGTTTTCAGTGCTCTAAATGAAATACATCAAGGTCTTAGCATGAATAACATCATAAAGATCAGGTAACAATGCTAAAAGCTGTAGCCCATGTCTAAAAGTGAAGTACTAGGCAGTTCTGGTAGGAATAAAAAACAATAAgcattattttttcttcttttttggttCAAAATACATTACATGATATAAGAGCAACAAAGACTCGCTTTCTCCTTTGTTACTCTTCAATAACCCCATTTGTACGCCTGAAACCTCACAAGCCAAACTAAAGCAGTAATCAAGTGAGATTCACTAATCTATTTGCATGTCTCTTTCTCGATTTAGCAGCTATACAATTTAATACCTCCTCGCTATCCAAAATATTTTCCACATCACATTTTAATAGATTACAAGAATCCAAGAATGCAACAGATTCTCCCAAACCTGCAACCAGTGACTTCTCCTTAACCTTCTCTTTGACATATTCCATCATAATTAGCCCTGCACAAGTACTCAACAAGAACATATGTGTCAGACAATTTCTAAGATGTACAAGTACAGATAATCAAATGACAGCATGCTGATGAAGAAATAAGAACTTGAGTAAAATTAACAGCCTGGTCAAAGATAAACTAAAGACAAGCATTAGGACCCAAATAAGTTCACACACAACCTAGAGAGCACAACCAGCGCACAAGTTCACAGAATAGAAGACTTCTGAATATTGCAAAACTAGTAGGCGATTGTTAGGCCTTTGATACGCCTACATACTCAATGCGGAAAAAGGCAGCAAGTGTAGAACAATAAATAGCCTCAAGTCTTATGTGATGACCTGGATGTTGAGTGCTTAATTAGTTGTCCTAGTCAGCTAATATTTTATTGGTAGAGTTTATTGTTGTAAGCCTGAGTGACCGAAGAGAATAGCTATAGATAGGTGGTAGGCAAGTCTGGGGGATCTATCTGATTATTTGTATTGTTTTATAAAGTGAATTCTTTGTGGAGAAACCCAAGGTCTCTAAGTCTTGGAACCCCTTGTAATCTGGTTTTGGTATCAATAAAAATTCATTCTAGTTATTCAGCATACTAGTCCCACGTACAGACTAATGGTGTATTCAAGAGACCACTCCTCTCGCCAAGAGCAACAGCTCCTAATCCAAATTCACTCGATACATGCCCCCTTTCAATCTCTCTTACACTATATAAATGTACCCGTGATTTCTAGGCAGTCTATTGCATTTCCCCAAGACCACTGACACTCTTTAACCACAAAATATAACTCACCTTCAAGAAAATTTTTTACGCTCCCCACAActtcatttattcatttttttacctTTTATTGGGTGCCTAACATCAAGCTAAAAATTACAACCAATTACTAAGTAGCAAATTGTGGTAAATAGTGCAAAATCCATATATTCTTAAGTTAATAAACAAATTATGAACCCTAAGACAAGGCTTTACACTCAGAGGATTCCTCTCTTCAGCAACAAGAAATTAAGAATGATTCGACTAACAAAAACTGCCAATTATGCACATACCCTATGTttgtattattaattataaagtttttttaaaaCATGGAAACATTCCATTTAAATATGGAATGTAGAAAGACACTATAATATTCTTCACCAGTCTTAAAATAAAGTGTAAACAAGAACCTTACATTGTACCATCTAACATTATCCAACATTCCAACTAGACAGCAACAATTACTATAAAACTAAGAAGACATAAAATATTGAATAACTAAGCATATGCTTTTGAAAATAGTTTAAACCGCATTTATTAAATTACAGGGGAATATGAGAGGGGCGGGGgaagagaaagaaaaagtaactagtgtttttagaaatatatatacatgtgtgtgtGAATATAAATAATACAAAAGAGAATATAAAAACCAGGCTTAGTCATGTATATTAGAACATGTAACATAAAGAAAATGGAACTATACCGGTAGACAAAGGCATACCAAGAGCTCGAAGAATCTTGAGGTCAAATTTTTTAGTTATTTGGTCTTGTCCAAACAATTTTGCACGTTGAAGTACAAGCATTTTCAAGCTAATGATCATATCCTGACATGATGTTTCAAGCCACTGAATCACATTAGTACAAAAAATAAGCATATATATAATATGCATTATTCATTGGATAATATCAAGACAACACGTCATTTCAAAATAGAGATATGTAGATTTTCGTACTCTGGTCCATCTATCGAACCCTACAATCTTTGAAAAGCAGAATACTCTAGCATCTTACAGGTAAATCCCATGAGAAAAATAATTCTCTGTAAATCTACGACCTTTGGATTGCAAACCAACAAGGCATAGAATTCGttaaacaaatattacaatacttTAACTTCTTGCTGCGCTGGTCCCATGGGACCGCTAAACCCTATAGTTTTTGGATTGTAGAGTAATCTACCATATTGCTAGGGAGGTCTCACGAGAATCAGACCACTCAAAACATGCTTAAGTAACAATTCAATATATTACTACAAAAAAAGCAAACCAATATTAAACTCATAATATATTAATTTGATGTTTGATAAATTTTTAAGAGTTAAAAATATCTATATGTATATAGACACACACATAAATGCAAAAGTTTGAAGT
It encodes the following:
- the LOC133799289 gene encoding uncharacterized protein LOC133799289 isoform X2, with product MLLPGSTDNSGTDEMEYIFRNNSVEDVSWLCSLSESELWLETSCQDMIISLKMLVLQRAKLFGQDQITKKFDLKILRALGLIMMEYVKEKVKEKSLVAGLGESVAFLDSCNLLKCDVENILDSEEVLNCIAAKSRKRHANRLVNLT
- the LOC133799289 gene encoding uncharacterized protein LOC133799289 isoform X4; this translates as MLLPGSTDNSGTDEMEYIFRNNSVEDVSWLCSLSESELDMIISLKMLVLQRAKLFGQDQITKKFDLKILRALGLIMMEYVKEKVKEKSLVAGLGESVAFLDSCNLLKCDVENILDSEEVLNCIAAKSRKRHANRLVNLT
- the LOC133799289 gene encoding uncharacterized protein LOC133799289 isoform X3 codes for the protein MLLPGSTDNSGTDEMEYIFRNNSVEDVSWLCSLSESELDMIISLKMLVLQRAKLFGQDQITKKFDLKILRALGMPLSTGLIMMEYVKEKVKEKSLVAGLGESVAFLDSCNLLKCDVENILDSEEVLNCIAAKSRKRHANRLVNLT
- the LOC133799289 gene encoding uncharacterized protein LOC133799289 isoform X1, whose translation is MLLPGSTDNSGTDEMEYIFRNNSVEDVSWLCSLSESELWLETSCQDMIISLKMLVLQRAKLFGQDQITKKFDLKILRALGMPLSTGLIMMEYVKEKVKEKSLVAGLGESVAFLDSCNLLKCDVENILDSEEVLNCIAAKSRKRHANRLVNLT